The Rhododendron vialii isolate Sample 1 chromosome 5a, ASM3025357v1 genome contains a region encoding:
- the LOC131325525 gene encoding glutamate receptor 3.2 isoform X2, producing the protein MEAAVQDVNSDPNFLGGKKLALSMHDSNYSGFLSIMGALQYMELDTVAIIGPQSAVMAHVLSYLANELHVPMLSFTALDPTLSPLQYPYFIQTAPNDLFQMTAIAEMVSYFGYREVTAVFSDDEQSRNGISVLGDILAERRCKISYKAALPPDPTATREDVKNALIKVRLMESRVIVLQTFKITGLLVFDVAQYLGMMDSGYVWIASTWLSSVLDSSSPISHNTAKSIQGAITLRHHTPDSEKKRAFLTRWNQLSNNSIGLNAYALYAYDTVWIIANAVKVFLENGGNISFSNDSSLSGLGGGTLNLAALSVFDGGKQLLSNILQTNMTGLTGPLGFNPDRSLIHPSYDIINVIGSGFQQIGYWSNYSGLSVESPEVLYTKPPNRSSSNQQLHSVVWPGGTKIKPRGWVFPNNGRQLRIGVPNRASYKAFVSRVNGTNKVQGYCIDVFVAAVKLLPYGVPYKFILFGDGHKNPSYAELVNKVAFNVFDAAVGDIAIVTNRTKNVDFTQPYIESGLVIVAPLRKLNSSAWAFLQPFTPLMWGVTAAFFLIVGAVVWILEHRINDEFRGPPRKQLMTILWFSFSTMFFAHRENTVSTLGRMILIIWLFVVLIINSSYTASLTSILTVQQLASNIKGIDTLIASNVPIGFQVGSFAENYMSEELGISKSRLVALGSPEEYAMALEKGTVAAVVDERPYIELFLSTYCKFSVVGQEFTKSGWGFAFPRDSPLAIDMSTAILALSENGELQKIHDKWLNKDVCGSERSQLDSSKLHLNSFWGLFVISGVACILALLVYFCMMLRKFSRYFTEVHDPSIHGSSRSARVQTFFSFVNEKAEVSKSKLKRKRSELSSDVSRRELESTNGSERIETGSDTWLH; encoded by the exons ATGGAAGCTGCTGTACAGGATGTCAACTCTGATCCCAATTTTCTTGGTGGAAAGAAACTGGCTCTTTCTATGCATGATTCCAACTACAGTGGATTTCTCAGCATTATGGGGG CATTACAGTACATGGAGCTTGACACCGTAGCCATTATCGGTCCACAATCAGCCGTGATGGCTCATGTACTCTCATATCTTGCAAATGAACTCCATGTCCCTATGCTGTCATTCACTGCATTGGATCCCACCCTTTCACCTCTCCAATACCCTTACTTCATCCAAACAGCACCCAATGATCTGTTTCAGATGACTGCCATTGCGGAAATGGTTAGTTATTTCGGTTATAGAGAGGTAACTGCGGTCTTCTCTGATGATGAGCAGAGCCGAAATGGCATAAGTGTGCTAGGTGACATACTCGCTGAGAGACGCTGTAAAATTTCATATAAAGCAGCCCTTCCCCCTGATCCCACTGCAACCCGAGAGGACGTTAAGAATGCATTGATTAAGGTTAGGTTGATGGAATCTAGAGTCATTGTTCTACAGACTTTCAAGATAACAGGCCTTCTGGTTTTCGATGTGGCCCAGTATCTTGGGATGATGGACAGTGGGTATGTTTGGATTGCTTCTACTTGGCTCTCGAGTGTTTTGGATTCTAGTTCGCCAATTTCTCATAATACTGCCAAATCCATCCAAGGGGCTATCACCCTTCGTCACCACACACCAGACTCGGAAAAGAAAAGGGCTTTCTTAACTAGGTGGAATCAGTTGAGTAACAACTCAATTGGGTTGAATGCTTATGCTCTATATGCTTATGACACTGTTTGGATTATTGCTAATGCGGTGAAAGTGTTTTTGGAAAATGGTGGCAACATTTCATTCTCTAACGACTCGAGTTTAAGTGGTCTGGGTGGAGGGACACTTAATCTTGCTGCGTTGAGCGTGTTTGATGGCGGGAAGCAGTTACTTAGCAACATATTGCAAACCAATATGACAGGTTTAACTGGTCCTCTGGGATTTAATCCAGACAGATCTCTAATACATCCCTCCTATGATATCATCAACGTTATTGGGAGTGGGTTCCAGCAGATAGGATACTGGTCTAACTATTCTGGACTATCTGTTGAATCACCAGAGGTGCTTTACACCAAACCGCCTAACCGTTCAAGCTCCAACCAACAATTGCACAGTGTGGTATGGCCCGGGGGCACGAAGATTAAGCCTCGTGGTTGGGTGTTTCCAAACAATGGGAGGCAGTTAAGAATTGGAGTTCCAAACCGCGCTAGTTATAAGGCTTTCGTTTCACGAGTCAACGGTACTAATAAAGTCCAAGGATATTGCATAGATGTTTTCGTTGCTGCGGTAAAGCTTCTTCCTTATGGGGTGCCTTATAAGTTCATTCTGTTTGGAGATGGTCACAAGAACCCAAGCTATGCTGAACTTGTAAATAAGGTTGCATTCAAT GTCTTTGATGCTGCTGTTGGTGACATTGCTATTGTCACAAACCGTACAAAAAATGTGGATTTTACTCAGCCTTACATAGAATCGGGGCTAGTCATAGTGGCGCCTTTGAGAAAGTTGAACTCAAGTGCTTGGGCTTTCTTGCAGCCATTCACTCCCCTAATGTGGGGAGTCACTGCAGCCTTTTTCCTTATAGTTGGAGCAGTGGTGTGGATTCTGGAGCATAGGATAAATGATGAATTTCGCGGGCCTCCTAGGAAACAGTTAATGACGATTCTGTG GTTTAGCTTCTCAACTATGTTTTTTGCCCACC GAGAAAATACAGTGAGCACGCTTGGACGAATGATCCTAATCATCTGGCTATTTGTGGTTTTGATTATCAACTCAAGCTATACTGCAAGCCTGACATCAATTCTCACAGTGCAACAGCTAGCCTCAAACATCAAAGGGATTGACACCTTGATAGCCAGCAATGTCCCGATTGGTTTCCAGGTCGGGTCTTTTGCAGAGAACTATATGAGTGAAGAACTTGGTATCTCCAAATCTAGGCTTGTTGCACTTGGCTCGCCAGAAGAATATGCTATGGCCCTTGAGAAAGGAACTGTTGCTGCTGTGGTTGATGAACGACCGTACATAGAGCTCTTCCTCTCGACCTACTGCAAGTTCTCCGTTGTCGGTCAAGAGTTCACGAAAAGTGGGTGGGGATTT GCATTTCCAAGAGACTCTCCCTTAGCCATTGACATGTCGACTGCCATTCTCGCACTGTCAGAAAACGGTGAGCTTCAAAAGATTCACGACAAGTGGCTGAACAAAGACGTTTGCGGTTCAGAGAGATCTCAGCTTGACTCGAGCAAACTCCATTTGAACAGCTTCTGGGGACTCTTTGTCATCAGTGGCGTCGCGTGCATTCTCGCTCTCCTTGTGTATTTCTGCATGATGCTGCGCAAATTCAGCAGATACTTTACTGAAGTACATGATCCATCTATCCATGGCAGCTCCCGTTCTGCACGAGTCCAGACGTTCTTTTCGTTTGTGAATGAGAAGGCAGAGGTATCCAAAAGCAAGTTGAAGAGGAAACGGTCTGAACTTTCATCTGATGTTAGTAGGAGGGAGCTCGAATCTACAAATGGATCAGAAAGAATAGAAACTGGAAGCGATACTTGGCTTCATTGA
- the LOC131325525 gene encoding glutamate receptor 3.2 isoform X3: MGSLVWLVHMPLLIIGALSVAVAEPGDVNIGAIFTFSTINGKVAKIAMEAAVQDVNSDPNFLGGKKLALSMHDSNYSGFLSIMGALQYMELDTVAIIGPQSAVMAHVLSYLANELHVPMLSFTALDPTLSPLQYPYFIQTAPNDLFQMTAIAEMVSYFGYREVTAVFSDDEQSRNGISVLGDILAERRCKISYKAALPPDPTATREDVKNALIKVRLMESRVIVLQTFKITGLLVFDVAQYLGMMDSGYVWIASTWLSSVLDSSSPISHNTAKSIQGAITLRHHTPDSEKKRAFLTRWNQLSNNSIGLNAYALYAYDTVWIIANAVKVFLENGGNISFSNDSSLSGLGGGTLNLAALSVFDGGKQLLSNILQTNMTGLTGPLGFNPDRSLIHPSYDIINVIGSGFQQIGYWSNYSGLSVESPEVLYTKPPNRSSSNQQLHSVVWPGGTKIKPRGWVFPNNGRQLRIGVPNRASYKAFVSRVNGTNKVQGYCIDVFVAAVKLLPYGVPYKFILFGDGHKNPSYAELVNKVAFNVFDAAVGDIAIVTNRTKNVDFTQPYIESGLVIVAPLRKLNSSAWAFLQPFTPLMWGVTAAFFLIVGAVVWILEHRINDEFRGPPRKQLMTILWFSFSTMFFAHRENTVSTLGRMILIIWLFVVLIINSSYTASLTSILTVQQLASNIKGIDTLIASNVPIGFQVGSFAENYMSEELGISKSRLVALGSPEEYAMALEKGTVAAVVDERPYIELFLSTYCKFSVVGQEFTKSGWGFVSISEVSKHFQETLP, encoded by the exons ATGGGGAGTTTGGTCTGGCTAGTGCATATGCCTCTTCTTATCATTGGGGCATTGTCTGTAGCAGTTGCAGAACCTGGTGATGTGAATATTGGAGCAATATTCACATTTAGCACCATCAATGGAAAAGTGGCAAAAATTGCCATGGAAGCTGCTGTACAGGATGTCAACTCTGATCCCAATTTTCTTGGTGGAAAGAAACTGGCTCTTTCTATGCATGATTCCAACTACAGTGGATTTCTCAGCATTATGGGGG CATTACAGTACATGGAGCTTGACACCGTAGCCATTATCGGTCCACAATCAGCCGTGATGGCTCATGTACTCTCATATCTTGCAAATGAACTCCATGTCCCTATGCTGTCATTCACTGCATTGGATCCCACCCTTTCACCTCTCCAATACCCTTACTTCATCCAAACAGCACCCAATGATCTGTTTCAGATGACTGCCATTGCGGAAATGGTTAGTTATTTCGGTTATAGAGAGGTAACTGCGGTCTTCTCTGATGATGAGCAGAGCCGAAATGGCATAAGTGTGCTAGGTGACATACTCGCTGAGAGACGCTGTAAAATTTCATATAAAGCAGCCCTTCCCCCTGATCCCACTGCAACCCGAGAGGACGTTAAGAATGCATTGATTAAGGTTAGGTTGATGGAATCTAGAGTCATTGTTCTACAGACTTTCAAGATAACAGGCCTTCTGGTTTTCGATGTGGCCCAGTATCTTGGGATGATGGACAGTGGGTATGTTTGGATTGCTTCTACTTGGCTCTCGAGTGTTTTGGATTCTAGTTCGCCAATTTCTCATAATACTGCCAAATCCATCCAAGGGGCTATCACCCTTCGTCACCACACACCAGACTCGGAAAAGAAAAGGGCTTTCTTAACTAGGTGGAATCAGTTGAGTAACAACTCAATTGGGTTGAATGCTTATGCTCTATATGCTTATGACACTGTTTGGATTATTGCTAATGCGGTGAAAGTGTTTTTGGAAAATGGTGGCAACATTTCATTCTCTAACGACTCGAGTTTAAGTGGTCTGGGTGGAGGGACACTTAATCTTGCTGCGTTGAGCGTGTTTGATGGCGGGAAGCAGTTACTTAGCAACATATTGCAAACCAATATGACAGGTTTAACTGGTCCTCTGGGATTTAATCCAGACAGATCTCTAATACATCCCTCCTATGATATCATCAACGTTATTGGGAGTGGGTTCCAGCAGATAGGATACTGGTCTAACTATTCTGGACTATCTGTTGAATCACCAGAGGTGCTTTACACCAAACCGCCTAACCGTTCAAGCTCCAACCAACAATTGCACAGTGTGGTATGGCCCGGGGGCACGAAGATTAAGCCTCGTGGTTGGGTGTTTCCAAACAATGGGAGGCAGTTAAGAATTGGAGTTCCAAACCGCGCTAGTTATAAGGCTTTCGTTTCACGAGTCAACGGTACTAATAAAGTCCAAGGATATTGCATAGATGTTTTCGTTGCTGCGGTAAAGCTTCTTCCTTATGGGGTGCCTTATAAGTTCATTCTGTTTGGAGATGGTCACAAGAACCCAAGCTATGCTGAACTTGTAAATAAGGTTGCATTCAAT GTCTTTGATGCTGCTGTTGGTGACATTGCTATTGTCACAAACCGTACAAAAAATGTGGATTTTACTCAGCCTTACATAGAATCGGGGCTAGTCATAGTGGCGCCTTTGAGAAAGTTGAACTCAAGTGCTTGGGCTTTCTTGCAGCCATTCACTCCCCTAATGTGGGGAGTCACTGCAGCCTTTTTCCTTATAGTTGGAGCAGTGGTGTGGATTCTGGAGCATAGGATAAATGATGAATTTCGCGGGCCTCCTAGGAAACAGTTAATGACGATTCTGTG GTTTAGCTTCTCAACTATGTTTTTTGCCCACC GAGAAAATACAGTGAGCACGCTTGGACGAATGATCCTAATCATCTGGCTATTTGTGGTTTTGATTATCAACTCAAGCTATACTGCAAGCCTGACATCAATTCTCACAGTGCAACAGCTAGCCTCAAACATCAAAGGGATTGACACCTTGATAGCCAGCAATGTCCCGATTGGTTTCCAGGTCGGGTCTTTTGCAGAGAACTATATGAGTGAAGAACTTGGTATCTCCAAATCTAGGCTTGTTGCACTTGGCTCGCCAGAAGAATATGCTATGGCCCTTGAGAAAGGAACTGTTGCTGCTGTGGTTGATGAACGACCGTACATAGAGCTCTTCCTCTCGACCTACTGCAAGTTCTCCGTTGTCGGTCAAGAGTTCACGAAAAGTGGGTGGGGATTTGTAAGTATCTCAGAAGTGAGCAA GCATTTCCAAGAGACTCTCCCTTAG
- the LOC131325525 gene encoding glutamate receptor 3.2 isoform X1: MGSLVWLVHMPLLIIGALSVAVAEPGDVNIGAIFTFSTINGKVAKIAMEAAVQDVNSDPNFLGGKKLALSMHDSNYSGFLSIMGALQYMELDTVAIIGPQSAVMAHVLSYLANELHVPMLSFTALDPTLSPLQYPYFIQTAPNDLFQMTAIAEMVSYFGYREVTAVFSDDEQSRNGISVLGDILAERRCKISYKAALPPDPTATREDVKNALIKVRLMESRVIVLQTFKITGLLVFDVAQYLGMMDSGYVWIASTWLSSVLDSSSPISHNTAKSIQGAITLRHHTPDSEKKRAFLTRWNQLSNNSIGLNAYALYAYDTVWIIANAVKVFLENGGNISFSNDSSLSGLGGGTLNLAALSVFDGGKQLLSNILQTNMTGLTGPLGFNPDRSLIHPSYDIINVIGSGFQQIGYWSNYSGLSVESPEVLYTKPPNRSSSNQQLHSVVWPGGTKIKPRGWVFPNNGRQLRIGVPNRASYKAFVSRVNGTNKVQGYCIDVFVAAVKLLPYGVPYKFILFGDGHKNPSYAELVNKVAFNVFDAAVGDIAIVTNRTKNVDFTQPYIESGLVIVAPLRKLNSSAWAFLQPFTPLMWGVTAAFFLIVGAVVWILEHRINDEFRGPPRKQLMTILWFSFSTMFFAHRENTVSTLGRMILIIWLFVVLIINSSYTASLTSILTVQQLASNIKGIDTLIASNVPIGFQVGSFAENYMSEELGISKSRLVALGSPEEYAMALEKGTVAAVVDERPYIELFLSTYCKFSVVGQEFTKSGWGFAFPRDSPLAIDMSTAILALSENGELQKIHDKWLNKDVCGSERSQLDSSKLHLNSFWGLFVISGVACILALLVYFCMMLRKFSRYFTEVHDPSIHGSSRSARVQTFFSFVNEKAEVSKSKLKRKRSELSSDVSRRELESTNGSERIETGSDTWLH; encoded by the exons ATGGGGAGTTTGGTCTGGCTAGTGCATATGCCTCTTCTTATCATTGGGGCATTGTCTGTAGCAGTTGCAGAACCTGGTGATGTGAATATTGGAGCAATATTCACATTTAGCACCATCAATGGAAAAGTGGCAAAAATTGCCATGGAAGCTGCTGTACAGGATGTCAACTCTGATCCCAATTTTCTTGGTGGAAAGAAACTGGCTCTTTCTATGCATGATTCCAACTACAGTGGATTTCTCAGCATTATGGGGG CATTACAGTACATGGAGCTTGACACCGTAGCCATTATCGGTCCACAATCAGCCGTGATGGCTCATGTACTCTCATATCTTGCAAATGAACTCCATGTCCCTATGCTGTCATTCACTGCATTGGATCCCACCCTTTCACCTCTCCAATACCCTTACTTCATCCAAACAGCACCCAATGATCTGTTTCAGATGACTGCCATTGCGGAAATGGTTAGTTATTTCGGTTATAGAGAGGTAACTGCGGTCTTCTCTGATGATGAGCAGAGCCGAAATGGCATAAGTGTGCTAGGTGACATACTCGCTGAGAGACGCTGTAAAATTTCATATAAAGCAGCCCTTCCCCCTGATCCCACTGCAACCCGAGAGGACGTTAAGAATGCATTGATTAAGGTTAGGTTGATGGAATCTAGAGTCATTGTTCTACAGACTTTCAAGATAACAGGCCTTCTGGTTTTCGATGTGGCCCAGTATCTTGGGATGATGGACAGTGGGTATGTTTGGATTGCTTCTACTTGGCTCTCGAGTGTTTTGGATTCTAGTTCGCCAATTTCTCATAATACTGCCAAATCCATCCAAGGGGCTATCACCCTTCGTCACCACACACCAGACTCGGAAAAGAAAAGGGCTTTCTTAACTAGGTGGAATCAGTTGAGTAACAACTCAATTGGGTTGAATGCTTATGCTCTATATGCTTATGACACTGTTTGGATTATTGCTAATGCGGTGAAAGTGTTTTTGGAAAATGGTGGCAACATTTCATTCTCTAACGACTCGAGTTTAAGTGGTCTGGGTGGAGGGACACTTAATCTTGCTGCGTTGAGCGTGTTTGATGGCGGGAAGCAGTTACTTAGCAACATATTGCAAACCAATATGACAGGTTTAACTGGTCCTCTGGGATTTAATCCAGACAGATCTCTAATACATCCCTCCTATGATATCATCAACGTTATTGGGAGTGGGTTCCAGCAGATAGGATACTGGTCTAACTATTCTGGACTATCTGTTGAATCACCAGAGGTGCTTTACACCAAACCGCCTAACCGTTCAAGCTCCAACCAACAATTGCACAGTGTGGTATGGCCCGGGGGCACGAAGATTAAGCCTCGTGGTTGGGTGTTTCCAAACAATGGGAGGCAGTTAAGAATTGGAGTTCCAAACCGCGCTAGTTATAAGGCTTTCGTTTCACGAGTCAACGGTACTAATAAAGTCCAAGGATATTGCATAGATGTTTTCGTTGCTGCGGTAAAGCTTCTTCCTTATGGGGTGCCTTATAAGTTCATTCTGTTTGGAGATGGTCACAAGAACCCAAGCTATGCTGAACTTGTAAATAAGGTTGCATTCAAT GTCTTTGATGCTGCTGTTGGTGACATTGCTATTGTCACAAACCGTACAAAAAATGTGGATTTTACTCAGCCTTACATAGAATCGGGGCTAGTCATAGTGGCGCCTTTGAGAAAGTTGAACTCAAGTGCTTGGGCTTTCTTGCAGCCATTCACTCCCCTAATGTGGGGAGTCACTGCAGCCTTTTTCCTTATAGTTGGAGCAGTGGTGTGGATTCTGGAGCATAGGATAAATGATGAATTTCGCGGGCCTCCTAGGAAACAGTTAATGACGATTCTGTG GTTTAGCTTCTCAACTATGTTTTTTGCCCACC GAGAAAATACAGTGAGCACGCTTGGACGAATGATCCTAATCATCTGGCTATTTGTGGTTTTGATTATCAACTCAAGCTATACTGCAAGCCTGACATCAATTCTCACAGTGCAACAGCTAGCCTCAAACATCAAAGGGATTGACACCTTGATAGCCAGCAATGTCCCGATTGGTTTCCAGGTCGGGTCTTTTGCAGAGAACTATATGAGTGAAGAACTTGGTATCTCCAAATCTAGGCTTGTTGCACTTGGCTCGCCAGAAGAATATGCTATGGCCCTTGAGAAAGGAACTGTTGCTGCTGTGGTTGATGAACGACCGTACATAGAGCTCTTCCTCTCGACCTACTGCAAGTTCTCCGTTGTCGGTCAAGAGTTCACGAAAAGTGGGTGGGGATTT GCATTTCCAAGAGACTCTCCCTTAGCCATTGACATGTCGACTGCCATTCTCGCACTGTCAGAAAACGGTGAGCTTCAAAAGATTCACGACAAGTGGCTGAACAAAGACGTTTGCGGTTCAGAGAGATCTCAGCTTGACTCGAGCAAACTCCATTTGAACAGCTTCTGGGGACTCTTTGTCATCAGTGGCGTCGCGTGCATTCTCGCTCTCCTTGTGTATTTCTGCATGATGCTGCGCAAATTCAGCAGATACTTTACTGAAGTACATGATCCATCTATCCATGGCAGCTCCCGTTCTGCACGAGTCCAGACGTTCTTTTCGTTTGTGAATGAGAAGGCAGAGGTATCCAAAAGCAAGTTGAAGAGGAAACGGTCTGAACTTTCATCTGATGTTAGTAGGAGGGAGCTCGAATCTACAAATGGATCAGAAAGAATAGAAACTGGAAGCGATACTTGGCTTCATTGA